The Pristiophorus japonicus isolate sPriJap1 unplaced genomic scaffold, sPriJap1.hap1 HAP1_SCAFFOLD_3924, whole genome shotgun sequence genomic interval cacactcctcctccctgattgcaaagtctgcaccgaccctctcttttgtgaaaacagatgcaaagtattccacCTCCACAcgcacattacctttatggtctctaataggccctactctttccttggtTAATTAGGAGGTTGTAGCTCCTATTTTTCTCttgtattcattctcgggatgcgggcatcgctggcaaggcctttCAAGACTTCAGgacaacccaaagcactttacagccaatgaagtatttttgaagtgtagttcccatgcgcctgctgcccttgtccttctaggcggtagaggtcatgggtttgggagccttggcgagttgctgcagtgcatcgtatagatgggacacactgtggGAGTGAGGGGAAATCGGCCAGAGACCCTGACCAACACCAGGTGCATGACGGGTAAAGACAGGGTTGGGCTCAGCGGTGAAGACCCTATGGCCAAATAGCGACCGTCTAGGCTCATGCATGAGGAATGGCCACCAAGGGAGCGGAGAGAAGGTTATAGTTACATAAAGTTCTGGTCAGACTCCGTCTGGAGTCACTGCGCTCAGTCCTGGGCCCCGTCCCTCAGTGATGATATATCGGCCTTAGATGgggagcagcacagattcaccagaattatatccccggggctgaaagggttaaattacgaggacaggttgcacagactgggcttgtatttgagtacaggagcaaggaggtcttactacagttatacagggccctggtgagaccacacctggagtattgtgtgcagtttgggtctccttacctaaggaaggatatacttgccgtagagggagtgcagcgaaggttcaccagactgattcctgggatggcaggactgtcgtatgaggagagattgggtcgactaggcctgtattcactagagtttagaagaatgagaggggatctcattgaaacgtataaaattctgactgggttggacagactggatgcgggaggatgtttcccggggctgggaagtctagaacaagggggtcacagtctcaggatacgggataggaaatttaggagcgagatgaggagaaatgttttcacgcagagggtggtgaacctgtggaattctctaccacagaaggctgtggagaccaagtcactgaatatatttaagagggagatagatagatttctagacacaaaaggcatcaaggggtatggggagaaagcgggaacatggtgttgagatagaggatcagccatgatcatattgaatggcggtgcagactcgaagggccgaatggcctactactgctcctagtttctatgtttctatatgttcccAAATACCCATCCTTATCCGTCTCCTCTGTGCTTCGCAGATACGCCATCTCGGACAACTCGTACCGCTCGATGCGATCGGAGAGGAAGGACCAGTGCATCCTGATCTCCGGAGAGAGCGGAGCCGGCAAAACCGAAGCCTCCAAGAAGATCCTTCAGTACTACGCGGTGACCTGCCCGACCAGCGTGAGAGTGGAGACGGTGCGAGATCGCCTGCTGCAGTCTAACCCGGTGCTGGAGGTACGCAGCCCTCTGCTCGGTGCTGGGGTGTATTTTACAGTCACACGCTCCATGAGGCGTCCCAGGGTATAATGTGCCTGCAATCTCCCATCCAATCTGCTCCTGATCTCCAGGCCTTTGTGGGGAGACGCTGAGCGCGGCCTCGGGGTCGTCCCCCACATGCGAGAGGCAACGTTGGAGGACGAGTCAATCCTGCAAGGCTCCAAACACGGGAGCAGCGGCCCAGCCTCGTGCACAGGGCTGATGAGGTGAACAAGTAGCCATCAGGCTGCTGTCGGTATCAGTGAGGAGGCCCCTTGTACTTGGCCTTGTACaatgtgtctgctgtggctcagtgggcagcaccctcacctctgagtcaggaggttgtgggttcaagtcccactccagggactcgagccccattttccaggctgacactctaacgcagtactgagggagcgccgcactgtcggaggggcagtactgagggagtgccgtactgtcggaggggcagtactgagggagcgccgcactgtcggagggtcagtactgagggagcgctgcgctgtcggagggacagtactgagggagcgccgcactgtcggaggggcagtactgagggagcaccgcactgttggaggggcagtactgagggagccccgcactgttggaggggcagtagtgagggagtgccgcactgttggaggggcagtactgagggagcgccgcactgttggaggggcagtactgagggagcgccgcactgttggaggggcagtactgagggagtgccgcactgttggaggggcagtactgagggagcaccgcactgtcggaggggcggtactgagggagcgccgcactgttggaggggcagtactgagggagcaccgcactgtcggagggtcagtactgagggagcgccgcactgttggaggggcggtactgagggtgcgccgcactgtcggaggggcagtactgagggagcgccgcactgtcggaggggcagtactgagggagcgccgaactgttggaggagcggtagtgagggagcgttgcactgtcggaggggcagtactgagggagcattgcactattgaaggtgccatctttcagatgagactataaaccaaggctccgtctgctctctcaggtggacgtaaaagatcccacggccactattggaagaagagtaatggagttctccccagtgtcctggccaatatttattcctcaaccaaccaattatctgattattattacgtcactgtttgtgggagcttgctgtgtgcaaattggctgccacgttttttcagaaagtacttcattggctgtaaagcgttatgGGACGATCTGAGGGTGtcaaaggcgccatagaaatgcaagtccttgtcTTCCGATTGGTACAAGGACACATCCCGCCACACCAGCCGGCCAAGTGAGGAGCTGAGAGGGCGATGATGGGGCCTCTGCTCTTCGCAAAGCCACCTTGTGCGTGTCCTTGGGAATTCATCGCTGCTGGATCTGATGTGGATTACTGGGATGGGGAATCCGCCCCCTGTCTCCGggtggatggggaggggagggagacggtGCTGAGAAATGAACGTGTTCGGCAATGGTGCTGAATCCAAAATTTGGAATCGTCAGAATCTACACCTGGAGTTTGGAGCTTTGTAACAGAAATGTACTCGCCCGAGAGCGAGGGGTCGCGGGCCGAGAGCGAGGGGTCGCGGGCCGAGAGCGAGGGGTCGCGGGCCGAGAGCGAGGGGTCGCTGCTCGCGGGCCGAGAGCGAGGGGTCGCGGGCCGAGAGCGAGGGGTCGCGGGCCGAGAGCGAGGGGTCGCGGGCCGAGAGCGGGGTCGCGggccgagagcgaggggtcactggCCGAGAGCGAGGGGTCGCGGGCCGAGAGCGAGGGGTCGCGGGCCGAGAGCGAGGGGTCGCGggccgagagcgaggggtcactggCCGAGAGCGAGGGGTCGCGGGCCGAGAGCGAGGGGTCGCGGGCCGAGAGCGAGGGGTCGCGGGCCGGGAGCGAGGGGTCGCTGCTCGCGgcctgagagcgaggggtcactggCCGAGAGCGAGGGGTCGCGGCTCGCGgcctgagagcgaggggtcacgggCCGAGAGCGAGGGGTCGCTGCTCGCGgcctgagagcgaggggtcacgggccgagagcgaggggtcactgcTCGCGgcctgagagcgaggggtcacgggccgagagagaggggtcacgggCCGAGAGCGAGGGGTCGCTGCTCGCGgcctgagagcgaggggtcacgggccgagagcgaggggtcacgggccgagagcgaggggtcacgggctgagagcgaggggtcacagcTCACAAACCTGAGGTCAGACCCAGCCCGaccttcctttttttgtgtttttcaggcGTTTGGAAATGCTAAAACTCTCCGCAATGACAACTCCAGTCGGTTTGGCAAATACATGGACATCCAGTTTGACTTCAGGGTAAGCTGGAGCGACATTCCCGGAGTAGAGGGTGTGTAAATACTGGGAATAACATTCCCGTActcggaacataagaaataaaaacggaaaacagtgaaaatactcagtgggtcaggcagcatatgtggagagagagagacagagttaatgtttccggtcaatggcctttcatcacaactggaaacagttggagatgtgacaggttttaagTAAGTACAGAGGCGGGGAATGGGCGGAGGGAGTAATGAACAAACGGGAGGGTCTGTGAtccggtgggaggcaggagagatgaaatgacaaagcgatgatggtgcaaagcaaaaggagatggtaacgggacaagtaaaTGAATAAAAGCTGGGTCTagagggggtgtaaatgggaatggcagaatcagcaacagctgccgtgTGAAACAATACAGGCAGGGCTTGGgatctgaaactgttgaactcgatgttgagtcccgaagactgtaaagtgcctaatcggaaggtgaggtgttgttcctcgagcctgtgttgagcttcattagaacagtgtaggaggccgaggatggagtggccggagtgggagtggagtgaggAGTGTGAAGATGTGTAAATACGGGACGCAATGAGCGGACCAGGCGGTGAGATTGCGATttatcggggtgggggtgggggggctagcTTCTCGTAGTTTCCAGACATTCTGATGATTTTTGTGTCAGGTCTCGTAGACTGAGACTTCCTGTT includes:
- the LOC139250571 gene encoding unconventional myosin-Ic-like is translated as MERYRGVNFYEVSPHIYAISDNSYRSMRSERKDQCILISGESGAGKTEASKKILQYYAVTCPTSVRVETVRDRLLQSNPVLEAFGNAKTLRNDNSSRFGKYMDIQFDFRGAPVGGHILNYLLEKSRVVHQNHGERNFHIFYQVIEGGEDDLLRRLGLGTQSPELPVPHQGSVCQSELHQ